In Gulosibacter molinativorax, a single window of DNA contains:
- a CDS encoding flavin reductase family protein: MLRGSLSEISTALQTPKVANPEVANPTVAGPTVAGPGAAVEEPTLGQRLRAVHKRYPTGVTIVTVLGSDGQPRGLAVNAFASISYDPPLIMVAINATSSTYPWLFSADHLAINVIAEDQMPIVRAFAKKGGDKFAGLDWQEGVTGSPILAGVTGHFELAIKYKMPAYTHTIFIGEVVAAEAGETPALIYRGAEFFLGSDLTPVEE, from the coding sequence ATGCTACGGGGCTCACTGTCCGAAATCTCCACAGCACTCCAGACTCCGAAGGTAGCGAACCCCGAGGTAGCGAACCCCACGGTAGCGGGCCCCACGGTAGCTGGCCCAGGAGCAGCGGTCGAGGAACCCACCCTCGGCCAGCGGCTGCGCGCTGTCCACAAGCGCTACCCGACCGGCGTCACGATCGTGACGGTGCTGGGGTCGGACGGTCAACCGCGCGGGCTCGCGGTGAACGCGTTCGCGTCGATCTCGTACGATCCACCGCTCATCATGGTCGCGATCAACGCCACCTCGTCCACGTACCCGTGGCTGTTCAGCGCCGACCATCTCGCGATTAACGTCATCGCGGAGGATCAGATGCCGATCGTGCGGGCGTTCGCGAAGAAGGGCGGCGACAAGTTCGCGGGGCTCGACTGGCAAGAGGGGGTAACCGGCAGCCCGATCCTGGCGGGCGTGACCGGCCACTTCGAGCTTGCGATCAAATACAAGATGCCCGCGTACACGCACACGATCTTCATCGGTGAGGTCGTCGCGGCCGAGGCGGGGGAGACGCCCGCGCTCATCTATCGCGGGGCGGAGTTCTTCTTGGGCAGCGACCTGACGCCCGTGGAAGAGTGA